In Rubrobacter radiotolerans DSM 5868, a genomic segment contains:
- the corA gene encoding magnesium/cobalt transporter CorA: protein MTIVDSAVYVDGNRAEEPHSLAKTHETARERGGVAWIGLYKPTEEELLTVSREFVLHELAIEDAVAAHQRPKIERYESTLFVVLKAARYLGATEEVEFSEVHVFVGRDFVVTIRHGEAPDLRSVRRRMEREPDLLRRGSEAILYAVMDRVVDDYYPVVRGLENAVDEIEAEVFGGNPDVSERIYKLSREVIEFQRAVKPLGGILKALTGGFEKYGIDEELRRYLRDVQDHAVEVIERVESFRQLLQNILSVNLALVGLQQNEEVKRLSEVGLQQNDEVKRVSAWAAILFAPTLIGTVYGMNFDHMPELHWIFGYPFALSLMALVCIVLYVLFSRRGWL, encoded by the coding sequence ATGACCATAGTAGATTCCGCCGTCTACGTGGACGGCAACAGAGCAGAAGAGCCGCACTCTCTTGCCAAGACACACGAGACGGCCCGCGAGCGCGGCGGCGTCGCATGGATCGGGCTCTACAAGCCTACCGAAGAAGAGTTGCTGACCGTCTCCAGAGAGTTCGTGCTGCACGAGCTAGCGATCGAAGATGCCGTAGCGGCCCATCAGCGACCCAAGATCGAACGCTACGAAAGCACTCTCTTCGTTGTTCTCAAGGCGGCTCGCTATCTGGGCGCTACCGAAGAGGTCGAGTTCTCCGAGGTACACGTCTTTGTCGGAAGGGACTTCGTGGTGACGATCCGCCACGGTGAGGCTCCCGACCTAAGGAGTGTGCGGCGACGCATGGAGAGGGAGCCCGACCTGCTCCGCCGGGGCTCCGAGGCGATCCTCTACGCCGTTATGGACCGTGTGGTGGATGACTACTACCCGGTGGTGCGGGGCCTAGAGAACGCCGTGGACGAGATAGAGGCCGAGGTCTTCGGCGGCAATCCTGATGTCTCCGAGCGCATCTACAAGCTCTCTCGGGAGGTCATAGAGTTCCAGCGCGCGGTGAAGCCGCTCGGCGGCATCCTGAAGGCGCTCACCGGCGGTTTCGAGAAGTACGGCATAGACGAGGAGCTCAGGCGCTACCTCCGCGACGTGCAGGACCACGCTGTAGAGGTCATCGAGCGAGTAGAGAGCTTCAGGCAGCTTCTGCAGAACATCCTGAGCGTCAACCTCGCGCTCGTGGGCCTTCAGCAGAACGAGGAGGTCAAGCGGCTCTCCGAGGTCGGCCTCCAGCAGAACGACGAGGTCAAGAGGGTCTCTGCCTGGGCGGCCATCCTCTTCGCTCCGACCCTGATCGGCACCGTCTACGGGATGAACTTCGACCACATGCCGGAGTTGCACTGGATATTCGGCTATCCGTTCGCGCTCTCGCTCATGGCGCTGGTGTGCATCGTGCTCTACGTGCTCTTCAGTAGGCGCGGCTGGCTCTGA
- a CDS encoding Sec-independent protein translocase subunit TatA/TatB — translation MGFGVLEVGILLFVVFLILGPKRIQGLLKSLGRSAHDFVDGLGGPSKEKNEEKTEKRSLPPGDRDD, via the coding sequence ATGGGCTTCGGGGTGCTCGAGGTCGGGATACTGCTCTTCGTCGTTTTCCTGATCCTCGGCCCGAAGAGGATTCAGGGCCTCCTCAAGTCCCTCGGCCGGAGCGCCCACGACTTTGTAGACGGACTCGGCGGCCCGAGCAAGGAGAAAAACGAGGAGAAGACTGAGAAACGCTCCCTGCCGCCCGGCGACAGGGACGATTAG
- a CDS encoding response regulator has translation MRVVLIEDHDAVRFALAATVRSLGLGEVVGEAASACEGLALVRELCPDLIVLDLRLADETTGVEVCRELKGLSETPRVLVYTSYRRAADLYLCRAAGADGYVNKSAPLDELSRAIHRVAAGESVWPDDMTAPDVHAFVNHKTLTVREREVFELALRGYGNARIAKELHISLPTVKSHIGNILRKLGLKRRSEIPTSRLWEEE, from the coding sequence ATGAGGGTAGTCCTGATCGAAGACCACGACGCCGTGCGCTTCGCACTCGCGGCGACCGTTCGCTCCTTGGGCCTCGGGGAGGTCGTCGGCGAGGCGGCGTCGGCGTGCGAGGGCCTAGCGCTCGTGCGGGAGCTCTGTCCCGACCTGATCGTCCTCGACCTCCGGCTCGCAGACGAAACGACCGGCGTCGAGGTCTGCCGCGAGCTGAAAGGTCTCTCCGAGACGCCGCGCGTCCTTGTCTACACGAGCTACCGCCGGGCCGCCGACCTCTATCTCTGCCGCGCCGCCGGGGCCGACGGCTACGTCAACAAGAGCGCGCCGCTCGATGAGCTATCGCGGGCCATTCACCGCGTCGCCGCCGGCGAGAGCGTCTGGCCGGACGATATGACCGCGCCCGACGTCCACGCCTTCGTGAACCACAAGACCCTCACGGTTCGGGAGCGGGAGGTCTTCGAGCTTGCCCTGCGCGGCTACGGAAACGCCCGGATCGCCAAGGAACTGCACATAAGCCTCCCGACCGTAAAGAGCCACATCGGGAACATCCTGAGAAAGCTCGGTCTCAAGAGGCGGAGTGAGATCCCGACCTCCCGGCTCTGGGAAGAGGAGTGA
- a CDS encoding metallopeptidase family protein, whose protein sequence is MENTGKSPEEERLEKDLEGFHDLAERALAELPQEIEALLDNIVITVDDWPDPEETLLKGDPDGNLYGLYEGVPLTERGPGYYGVMPDRITIFRGPLVRDFPEEELEEQVRITVIHELAHHFGFDEDKIEELGWG, encoded by the coding sequence ATGGAGAACACGGGAAAGAGTCCGGAAGAAGAACGCCTCGAAAAGGACCTCGAAGGCTTCCACGACCTCGCCGAGCGCGCCCTAGCGGAGCTTCCGCAGGAGATAGAGGCGCTGCTCGACAACATCGTCATCACCGTAGACGACTGGCCCGACCCGGAGGAGACGCTCTTGAAGGGCGACCCGGACGGGAACCTCTACGGGCTGTATGAGGGCGTGCCGCTCACCGAGCGCGGCCCCGGCTACTACGGGGTGATGCCGGACAGGATCACGATCTTCCGCGGCCCCCTCGTGCGCGACTTCCCGGAGGAGGAGCTTGAGGAGCAGGTCCGCATAACGGTCATCCACGAGCTCGCCCACCACTTCGGCTTCGACGAGGACAAAATAGAAGAGCTCGGCTGGGGATGA
- a CDS encoding replication-associated recombination protein A — MDLFDEAGRESYARRAPLAERLRPRTLDEVVGQPHLTGEGGPLRAALLRGRVGSIVFWGPPGVGKTTLARVVAGSVEAEFAPLSAVESGVKDLRGALNAARERLKYEGRATLVFVDEVHRFNKAQQDALLPALEEGLVDFIGATTENPSFEVTAPLLSRSRVLRLRPLGEEDLDLLLKRGLRELGASATDEAREGLLRASGGDGRRLLNLLEVAATGTENVELADVERAAGERSVRYDREEHYDVISAFIKSVRGGDPDAALHYLARMIAAGEDPVFIARRLVILASEDVGNADPAGLPLAVAAAQAVGMVGMPEGRIPLAQATTYLASAPKSNAAYKAIGAALEDVRSGEPPPVPMHLRNARTSLMKSEGYGAGYRYAHDDAATSGIEGMNQRYLPQELEDRVYYRPKASGSEAEISERLARWRGEREEREGRAPSA; from the coding sequence TTGGACCTCTTCGACGAAGCTGGAAGGGAGAGCTACGCCCGGCGCGCGCCGCTCGCCGAGAGGCTACGCCCGCGCACGCTCGACGAGGTCGTCGGCCAGCCGCACCTGACGGGAGAGGGCGGACCTCTGAGAGCCGCGCTCTTGCGCGGGCGGGTCGGCTCGATCGTCTTCTGGGGACCTCCCGGCGTCGGGAAGACGACGCTCGCCCGGGTCGTCGCCGGGTCGGTCGAGGCGGAGTTCGCGCCGCTCTCGGCGGTGGAGAGCGGCGTAAAGGACCTCCGGGGCGCCCTGAACGCCGCCCGCGAGCGCCTGAAGTACGAGGGACGGGCGACGCTCGTCTTTGTGGACGAGGTCCACCGCTTCAACAAGGCGCAGCAGGACGCGCTCCTCCCGGCGCTCGAAGAGGGGCTCGTGGACTTTATCGGGGCGACGACGGAGAACCCGTCCTTCGAGGTTACGGCCCCGCTTCTCTCCCGCTCGCGTGTCCTGAGGCTCCGGCCGCTCGGGGAGGAGGACCTGGACCTCTTGCTAAAGCGGGGTCTCAGGGAGCTCGGCGCGTCTGCGACGGATGAGGCCCGGGAGGGGCTTCTGCGCGCCTCGGGCGGCGACGGGCGGCGGCTCCTGAACCTGCTGGAGGTCGCGGCGACCGGGACCGAAAACGTCGAGCTTGCGGACGTGGAGCGGGCGGCGGGAGAGCGGTCCGTGAGGTACGACCGGGAGGAGCACTACGACGTTATAAGCGCGTTTATAAAGAGCGTCCGGGGCGGCGACCCGGACGCCGCGCTCCACTACCTGGCGCGCATGATCGCGGCCGGAGAAGACCCGGTCTTTATTGCCCGCAGGCTCGTAATCCTCGCGAGCGAGGACGTCGGGAACGCCGATCCGGCCGGTCTCCCGCTCGCCGTAGCGGCGGCTCAGGCGGTCGGGATGGTCGGCATGCCGGAGGGTCGCATCCCGCTAGCTCAGGCGACGACCTACCTCGCGAGCGCCCCGAAGTCGAACGCGGCCTACAAGGCCATAGGCGCGGCGCTCGAAGACGTGCGCTCGGGCGAGCCTCCTCCCGTTCCGATGCATCTCAGGAACGCCCGGACTAGCCTGATGAAGAGCGAAGGCTACGGCGCGGGCTACCGCTACGCCCACGACGACGCGGCGACCTCCGGAATCGAGGGTATGAACCAGCGTTACCTTCCGCAGGAGCTTGAGGACCGCGTCTACTACCGGCCGAAGGCGAGCGGCTCAGAGGCGGAGATCTCCGAGCGACTCGCCCGCTGGCGCGGAGAGCGAGAGGAGCGCGAGGGCCGGGCTCCGTCCGCGTAG
- a CDS encoding SRPBCC family protein yields MSRVCVRVERHVLVPAARVSSYVLDFENAREWMVGVENIRRTAEDAYRLAIETPIGRLEPAATIVEARPELIRWVYTETVDGDGQVEVLDHDSGCLVRYRGDFRVRGRLLGRAARLAGMEGFVRRQGERSLERLKHLMEAGRYA; encoded by the coding sequence ATGAGCCGCGTCTGTGTAAGGGTCGAACGCCACGTCCTTGTCCCGGCCGCCCGGGTCTCGAGCTACGTCCTCGATTTCGAGAACGCCCGGGAGTGGATGGTCGGCGTCGAGAACATCCGCCGCACCGCCGAGGACGCCTACCGGCTCGCCATAGAGACCCCGATAGGCCGCCTGGAGCCTGCGGCCACGATCGTCGAGGCTCGTCCCGAGCTTATCCGGTGGGTCTACACCGAGACCGTGGACGGGGACGGCCAGGTCGAGGTGCTGGACCACGACTCCGGATGCCTGGTCCGCTACCGGGGCGACTTCCGGGTGCGGGGAAGGCTCCTCGGGCGGGCGGCGCGGCTCGCCGGGATGGAGGGCTTCGTCCGGCGGCAGGGCGAGCGGAGCCTTGAGCGGCTCAAGCACCTGATGGAAGCCGGAAGGTACGCCTAG